One part of the Sciurus carolinensis chromosome 4, mSciCar1.2, whole genome shotgun sequence genome encodes these proteins:
- the Cyth4 gene encoding cytohesin-4 produces MELCRPDAAELSSGEAEELQRIRWHREQLMEDIQKLKEEIADVFAQIDCFESAEESRVAQKEKQLCVGRKKFNMDPVKGIQYLTEHKLLTPEPQDIAQFLYKGEGLSKTAIGTYLGERDPVNLQVLQAFVDCHEFAGLDLVQALRQFLWSFRLPGEAQKIDRMMETFAARYCLCNPGVFQSTDACYVLSFSIIMLNTGLHNPSVRDRPPFERFVSMTRGVNDGSDLPEEQLRNLFDSIKREPFSIPEDDGGDLTHTFFNPDREGWLLKLGGRVKTWKRRWFILTDNCLYYFEFTTDKEPRGIIPLENLSVEKVEDPKKPFCLELYNPSCRGQKIKACKTDGEGKVVEGRHDSYRISAASAEERDQWIQAIRASITRVPFYDLLSARKKKIASKQ; encoded by the exons ATGGAGCTGTGCCGCCCAG ACGCAGCAGAGCTGAGCAGCGGGGAGGCGGAGGAGCTGCAGAGGATCAGATGGCACCGGGAGCAGCTGATGGAGGACATCCAG AAGCTCAAGGAGGAGATCGCAGACGTGTTTGCCCAGATCGACTGCTTCGAGAGCGCGGAGGAGAG CCGGGTGGCCCAGAAGGAGAAGCAGCTCTGCGTGGGGCGCAAGAAGTTCAACATGGACCCCGTGAAG GGCATCCAGTACCTCACGGAGCACAAGCTGCTGACCCCCGAGCCCCAGGACATCGCCCAGTTCCTGTACAAGGGCGAGGGCCTCAGCAAGACGGCCATCGGCACCTACCTGGGGGAGAG GGACCCGGTCAACCTGCAGGTCCTCCAGGCCTTCGTGGACTGTCACGAGTTTGCAGGCCTCGACCTGGTCCAGGCCCTCAG GCAGTTCCTCTGGAGCTTCCGGCTGCCCGGCGAGGCCCAGAAGATCGACAGGATGATGGAGACCTTCGCCGCCCGGTACTGCCTCTGTAATCCCGGGGTCTTCCAGTCCACAG ACGCCTGCTACGTGCTCTCGTTCTCCATCATCATGCTCAACACGGGCCTGCACAACCCCAGCGTCCGGGACAGGCCTCCCTTCGAGCGCTTCGTGTCCATGACCCGGGGCGTCAACGACGGCAGCGACCTGCCCGAGGAGCAGCTGCGG AACCTCTTTGACAGCATCAAGAGGGAGCCCTTCTCCATTCCTGAGGATGATGGAGGCGACCTCACCCACACCTTCTTCAACCCCGACCGCGAGGGCTGGCTGCTCAAGCTGG GAGGCCGCGTGAAGACCTGGAAACGGCGCTGGTTCATCCTGACGGACAACTGCCTCTACTACTTTGAGTTCACCACT GACAAGGAGCCCCGGGGCATCATACCCCTGGAGAACCTCTCGGTGGAGAAGGTGGAAGACCCCAAGAAGCCG TTCTGCCTGGAGTTGTACAACCCCAGCTGCCGGGGCCAGAAGATCAAGGCCTGCAAGACGGACGGCGAGGGCAAGGTGGTGGAAGGCCGGCACGACTCCTACCGGATCTCGGCCGCCAGCGCCGAGGAGCGCGACCAGTGGATCCAGGCCATCCG GGCCAGCATCACCCGCGTCCCCTTCTATGACCTGCTCTCTGCTCGGAAGAAGAAGATCGCCAGCAAGCAGTGA